In Asterias amurensis chromosome 4, ASM3211899v1, one genomic interval encodes:
- the LOC139936559 gene encoding uncharacterized protein, which produces MESLNSSNDGDDPPNSEEKEIAEEGRASYDDTPEEDKSTTLKEDETGDSSEKDSKMEGDGELKRDETKELLEELDDSGVKEQESPEVMKMQDEGKVSCDTNKEEPSTPTNDESDGNMSHSKPSGVKEQDSQEVIKSQDKGNLTCDTTTEKPSSVVSKPTENKKMFHTKSSQPQTIAVTSTSIIIDLGTPQVMGKPKSRDGHTQGGNWTGGVGNGHKQGGCKSVDFSFPANMEEEVDAELARVISASNDNQSLFELHEYGRGATTNTPVTVMTDYAESFSQIQGRGLHTPSRENLYEHALTIMKKRCRSSRTGTSNVPTFYRPNTPDNIVEENGTAFPVLSLPAVVANTKDPPLVRNPNRLFYVAQKRQHPIAPIKAWTGYHGNVYFQPMVCKKADFTPSTTPRENALNVATRRVYSRPIMNTKKPDNQLPQLPQSEFSGVDGPQSNTDPSIVATDIQSIRSQHTVAPSNREKSLSRAASTAKSRASTARQLAVLDKQSVFNTMDSNIREDIQWISGLEAMGTLHIGGLKRPRSTARFYKNTEKHHKLKIQRGLVSHKLAAHDQSLPTLLGIHGGRLNDSADGVAKTKHLESQYQACKGSKPNEDDDNHAYSPNIFGGYSGPFTSIEQLRRDSVSSPINRGNSNTSSEQLLKNDSLHSMTSAFKSCVNTVPLYSSKEVLFRNREALFLTRPNYK; this is translated from the exons ATGGAGTCTTTAAATTCAAGTAATGACGGGGACGATCCTCCAAATTCAGAAGAAAAGGAAATTGCTGAAGAGGGAAGAGCCAGTTACGATGACACACCTGAGGAGGATAAATCCACAACCTTAAAGGAGGATGAAACGGGAGACAGCAGTGAGAAAGATTCTAAGATGGAGGGGGATGGAGAACTAAAGAGAGATGAAACAAAAGAGCTCCTTGAAGAATTGGACGATTCAGGAGTAAAAGAGCAGGAGTCACCGGAAGTGATGAAAATGCAAGATGAAGGAAAAGTATCTTGCGATACCAACAAGGAAGAACCCTCAACGCCAACAAACGATGAGAGTGATGGAAACATGTCTCATAGCAAACCATCTGGAGTAAAAGAACAAGACTCACAAGAAGTGATTAAATCacaagacaaaggaaacttaacTTGCGATACCACAACGGAAAAACCTTCAAGTGTTGTTTCAAAGCCAACtgagaacaaaaaaatgtttcataCCAAATCGTCGCAACCACAAACAATAGCCGTCACTTCAACATCGATCATCATTGACCTAGGCACCCCTCAGGTCATGGGCAAACCCAAGAGCAGAGATGGTCACACACAGGGTGGGAACTGGACTGGGGGAGTCGGTAACGGTCACAAACAAGGAGGATGTAAGAGTGTGGATTTTTCTTTCCCAGCCAACATGGAGGAGGAAGTTGATGCTGAATTGGCGAGGGTAATCAGTGCATCAAATGATAACCAGTCGCTGTTTGAGTTGCACGAGTATGGACGGGGGGCAACAACCAATACACCGGTCACTGTGATGACCGACTATGCAGAAAG CTTTAGTCAAATCCAAGGCAGAGGTCTCCACACACCTTCCAGAGAAAACCTTTATGAGCATGCACTGACCATCATGAAGAAACGATGTCGCAGCAGTCGTACAGGAACATCGAATGTTCCAACTTTCTACCGTCCAAACACTCCAGACAATATCGTTGAGGAAAACGGGACTGCTTTTCCTGTTCTGAGTCTGCCAGCGGTGGTTGCTAATACTAAAGACCCACCGTTGGTGCGGAACCCAAACCGCTTGTTTTATGTGGCGCAGAAACGACAGCACCCCATAGCTCCAATCAAG GCATGGACtggttaccatggcaacgtataCTTCCAGCCAATGGTATGCAAGAAGGCCGACTTCACTCCCTCAACGACCCCACGAGAAAATGCATTGAATGTCGCAACACGCAGAGTGTATTCGAGACCAATCATGAACACAAAAAAACCCGACAACCAGCTTCCACAGTTACCGCAGTCCGAGTTTAGCGGTGTGGACGGTCCGCAAAGTAACACAGATCCATCCATTGTCGCTACTGACATCCAATCCATTCGCAGCCAGCATACAGTAGCGCCCTCAAATCGTGAGAAGTCGTTGTCACGCGCAGCCAGCACTGCCAAATCACGCGCAAGCACGGCCCGTCAACTTGCGGTCTTGGACAAGCAGTCTGTTTTCAACACGATGGATTCTAACATACGTGAAGACATCCAATGGATCAGTGGTCTGGAAGCCATGGGTACACTTCATATCGGTGGGTTAAAACGGCCGCGGTCGACCGCCCGGTTCTACAAGAACACGGAGAAGCACCATAAGTTGAAAATCCAGCGTGGACTCGTTAGTCACAAGCTCGCTGCTCACGATCAGTCTCTCCCGACCCTCCTTGGAATTCATGGCGGACGACTCAATGACAGCGCCGATGGTGTCGCCAAGACTAAACATTTAGAATCCCAGTACCAGGCGTGCAAAGGATCCAAGCCAAACGAAGATGACGACAACCATGCATACTCTCCCAATATCTTCGGCGGTTATTCTGGACCTTTCACCTCGATTGAACAACTGCGTAGGGACAGTGTTTCCAGCCCTATAAATAGAGGCAACAGTAATACAAGCTCGGAGCAACTTTTGAAGAACGACTCTCTACACTCTATGACTTCTGCTTTTAAGAGTTGCGTGAATACAGTGCCGCTGTACAGCAGCAAAGAAGTACTGTTCAGGAACAGAGAGGCATTGTTTCTGACAAGACCTAactacaaatga